In Arachis hypogaea cultivar Tifrunner chromosome 17, arahy.Tifrunner.gnm2.J5K5, whole genome shotgun sequence, a single window of DNA contains:
- the LOC112765771 gene encoding homeotic protein knotted-1, producing MEEYTNNSNNNQSPSSSSRASFLYSSFGVGGATSSSVPHHLPINTFHHHHHHHHHQSEAAAGSDHCFQSDQVPSVKTEPRNSSQQLHNTHQIFNYPLMRPNDLHHSSDQGGTQNSNDDVEAIKAKIIAHPHYSNLLQAYMDCQKVGAPPEVVARLSAARQEFEARQRSMVGSTREACGKDPELDQFMEAYYDMLVKYREELSRPIQEAMDFMRRIETQLNMLSNGPLRIFSDDKCEGVGSSEEDQQENSGGEEESEVAPEIDPRAEDRELKNHLLRKYSGYLSSLKQELSKKKKKGKLPKDARQKLLTWWELHYKWPYPSESEKVALAESTGLDQKQINNWFINQRKRHWKPSEDMQFMVMDGLHAHNNHQNASPLYMDSHYVMPDGHYRLPP from the exons ATGGAGGAATACACTAATAATAGCAATAATAATCAAAGCCCAAGTTCAAGTTCAAGGGCAAGTTTCTTGTACTCTTCCTTTGGTGTTGGTGGTGCTACTTCTTCAAGCGTACCCCATCACCTTCCAATTAACacctttcatcatcatcatcatcatcatcatcatcaatctgAAGCTGCTGCTGGATCCGATCACTGCTTTCAATCCGATCAAGTACCTTCCGTCAAAACCGAACCCAGAAACTCCTCGCAGCAGCTCCACAACACTCATCAGATTTTCAACTATCCTCTCATGAGACCCAATGATCTTCACCATTCGAGCGACCAAGGAGGAACCCAAAACTCCAACGATGATGTTGAAGCCATCAAAGCCAAAATCATCGCTCATCCTCACTACTCTAATCTCTTACAAGCGTACATGGATTGCCAAAAG GTAGGAGCTCCGCCGGAAGTGGTGGCGCGTTTAAGCGCGGCTCGGCAGGAATTCGAGGCACGGCAGCGGTCTATGGTTGGTTCCACCAGGGAAGCTTGCGGCAAGGACCCTGAACTTGACCAATTCATG GAGGCATACTATGATATGCTTGTGAAGTACCGAGAGGAACTTTCAAGGCCTATACAAGAGGCTATGGACTTCATGCGCAGGATTGAGACTCAGCTTAATATGCTTTCCAATGGACCCCTTCGCATCTTCTCTG ATGATAAATGTGAAGGAGTGGGTTCATCGGAAGAGGATCAACAAGAAAACAGTGGCGGGGAAGAAGAATCAGAAGTAGCGCCGGAGATTGATCCTCGGGCAGAAGACCGTGAACTGAAGAACCACTTGCTTAGAAAGTACAGCGGCTACTTAAGCAGCCTGAAGCAAGAActgtcaaagaagaagaagaaaggaaaactCCCTAAAGATGCCAGGCAAAAGCTACTTACCTGGTGGGAGCTACATTACAAATGGCCTTATCCTTCG GAATCAGAGAAGGTAGCATTGGCAGAATCAACAGGACTGGATCAGAAGCAAATAAACAACTGGTTCATAAATCAAAGGAAGAGACACTGGAAACCATCTGAAGACATGCAATTCATGGTCATGGATGGACTCCATGCGCATAATAATCATCAGAACGCATCTCCTCTCTACATGGATTCCCATTATGTTATGCCTGATGGACATTACCGCTTACCACCATAA
- the LOC112767219 gene encoding homeobox-leucine zipper protein HAT9 isoform X1, with translation MMMAFSNNNDQELGLGLGLSLVHGENCRQKKKEEEEGPCSNIKAYPSLTLGPEQDSRSSQSAGVSSFSNSSSSIKRERDEEFLLDLDEEENKKNGNPRKKLRLTKQQSALLEDSFIHHSTLNPQKQELAKKLNLRARQVEVWFQNRRARTKLKQTEAECEILKKWCERLREENKRLQKELQHLKSMKTNNK, from the exons ATGATGATGGCCTTCTCTAATAATAATGACCAAGAACTTGGACTTGGTCTTGGTCTTAGTCTTGTTCATGGTGAAAACTGTAggcagaagaagaaggaggaggaggagggtccATGCAGCAATATTAAGGCATACCCATCTCTTACTTTAGGACCAGAACAGGATTCTAGATCTTCTCAAAGCGCAGgtgtttcttcattttccaaCTCATCGTCTAGCATCAAGAGGGAGAGAGACGAAGAATTCTTGCTGGACTTAGacgaagaagaaaacaagaagaatGGTAACCCCAGAAAGAAACTTAGGCTCACCAAACAACAATCTGCACTCTTAGAGGATAGCTTCATACACCATTCTACTCTGAATCCG CAAAAGCAAGAGTTGGCAAAGAAGCTCAATCTGAGAGCGAGGCAAGTGGAGGTGTGGTTTCAGAACAGGAGAGCAAG GACAAAATTGAAGCAAACGGAAGCGGAGTGTGAGATATTGAAGAAGTGGTGTGAGAGGctaagagaagagaacaagaggTTGCAAAAGGAGCTGCAACATCTAAAATCCATGAAAACAAACAACAAATAA
- the LOC112767219 gene encoding homeobox-leucine zipper protein HAT9 isoform X2, with translation MMMAFSNNNDQELGLGLGLSLVHGENCRQKKKEEEEGPCSNIKAYPSLTLGPEQDSRSSQSAGVSSFSNSSSSIKRERDEEFLLDLDEEENKKNGNPRKKLRLTKQQSALLEDSFIHHSTLNPKQKQELAKKLNLRARQVEVWFQNRRARTKLKQTEAECEILKKWCERLREENKRLQKELQHLKSMKTNNK, from the exons ATGATGATGGCCTTCTCTAATAATAATGACCAAGAACTTGGACTTGGTCTTGGTCTTAGTCTTGTTCATGGTGAAAACTGTAggcagaagaagaaggaggaggaggagggtccATGCAGCAATATTAAGGCATACCCATCTCTTACTTTAGGACCAGAACAGGATTCTAGATCTTCTCAAAGCGCAGgtgtttcttcattttccaaCTCATCGTCTAGCATCAAGAGGGAGAGAGACGAAGAATTCTTGCTGGACTTAGacgaagaagaaaacaagaagaatGGTAACCCCAGAAAGAAACTTAGGCTCACCAAACAACAATCTGCACTCTTAGAGGATAGCTTCATACACCATTCTACTCTGAATCCG AAGCAAAAGCAAGAGTTGGCAAAGAAGCTCAATCTGAGAGCGAGGCAAGTGGAGGTGTGGTTTCAGAACAGGAGAGCAAG GACAAAATTGAAGCAAACGGAAGCGGAGTGTGAGATATTGAAGAAGTGGTGTGAGAGGctaagagaagagaacaagaggTTGCAAAAGGAGCTGCAACATCTAAAATCCATGAAAACAAACAACAAATAA